The genome window CGATGATGAAGAATTTGAAAATTACGAAGATGAGTTGTATGATGATGCTGATGATGACACTTATGCGAGTAATCAAAGATCATATAATTATGATGAAGATGATTATGAATATGATGATGATTATGGCGATGATGATACTTATGAAATGGACTGATTTCTAAGTTTTATATAGATTTTAATAATACCCTACGCACATGCTTTCAGTGATTTTGATACGTTTTTCTAAGGGCGTAGGGCTAAAAAAATGACATTTTTCAATGTAAATATTACAGGTGTAGTCAAGTTTTAAAAAATCATAAAAAGCTTTTAAATTTACAAATTTTACCCCGCAAACTTCTTTGATATCTAAGATTTTATAAATTTGAGAATGGTTTTTTTCTACTAAATGTGAAGGTGCTAAAGTAGTAAAAGAGCAAAAAGCACTCGCAAGAACAAAACCGCTTAAATCTTCACACTCTTTAACAAGGTGCTGGTGTTTTTTAAGTATGCTTTTTTTATGTAAAAAAACTACTCTTGTACCTTGATAGCGTGCAACTTGAGCATTTTTCCAAAACTTATAAGCATTTTTAGAAATACCAGCAAGTTGATGTAATTGGACATTTAAAACATAATCATCTAAAAATTGATTAGGAGGTAAAATCGTATAAGTCATGTTTTTTCTTTTTATTGTAAAGTATTTTTAAAATTATACTAAAAATTGACTTTTGTTTATATTTTTAGCATGTATTTTTAATACAATTGTTTGAATTTATTATCTTAAGGAAAATTATGAAATTAAGTAGTATTGATCATGATGGCATTAAAAAACTTATGGATATTTTTTATGCAAAAATAAGAGTTCACAAAGATTTGGGTCCTATTTTTAATGATAAAATAGGTACAGATGATGAGAGTTGGAAAAAACATAAAGAAAAAATCGCAAGCTTTTGGGCGGGAATGTTTTTAGGCGATCCAAGTTATAGCGGATCTCCTTTGAGGGCTCATCATGAGTTGCCTCCATTTCCAAGAGAATTTTTTGATATTTGGCTTGAATTATTTGATGAAAGTTTACAAGAAGTTTTCGAAGATGAACCAAGGAGTATG of Campylobacter sp. 2014D-0216 contains these proteins:
- a CDS encoding highly acidic protein; this encodes MAYDDEEFENYEDELYDDADDDTYASNQRSYNYDEDDYEYDDDYGDDDTYEMD
- a CDS encoding cysteine permease, which gives rise to MTYTILPPNQFLDDYVLNVQLHQLAGISKNAYKFWKNAQVARYQGTRVVFLHKKSILKKHQHLVKECEDLSGFVLASAFCSFTTLAPSHLVEKNHSQIYKILDIKEVCGVKFVNLKAFYDFLKLDYTCNIYIEKCHFFSPTPLEKRIKITESMCVGYY
- a CDS encoding group III truncated hemoglobin yields the protein MKLSSIDHDGIKKLMDIFYAKIRVHKDLGPIFNDKIGTDDESWKKHKEKIASFWAGMFLGDPSYSGSPLRAHHELPPFPREFFDIWLELFDESLQEVFEDEPRSMMMERARMIAQRFQMIIYDHRFA